One genomic segment of Fusobacterium nucleatum includes these proteins:
- a CDS encoding Glu/Leu/Phe/Val dehydrogenase: MSKETLNPLASGQQQVKKACDALGLDPAVYELLKEPQRIIEITIPVKMDDGSIKTFKGYRSAHNDAVGPFKGGIRFHQNVNSDEVKALSLWMSIKCQVTGIPYGGGKGGITVDPSELSQRELEQLSRGWVRGMWKYLGEKVDVPAPDVNTNGQIMAWMQDEYNKLTGEQTIGVFTGKPLSYGGSQGRNEATGFGVAVTMREAFKALGKDLKGATVAVQGFGNVGKYSVKNIMKLGGKVVAVAEFEKGKGAFAVYKEAGFTFEELEAAKAAGSLTKVAGAKEISMDEFWALNVEAIAPCALENAITNHEAELIKAGIICEGANGPITPEADELLYKKGIVVTPDVLTNAGGVTVSYFEWVQNIYGYYWTEKEVEEKEERAMVDAFTPIWALKKEFDGKGQPISFRQATYMKSIKRIAEAMKIRGWY; this comes from the coding sequence ATGAGTAAAGAAACTTTAAACCCACTAGCAAGCGGACAACAACAAGTTAAAAAAGCATGTGATGCTTTAGGATTGGATCCAGCAGTATATGAATTATTAAAGGAACCTCAAAGAATAATTGAAATTACTATTCCTGTAAAAATGGATGATGGATCTATAAAGACATTTAAAGGATACAGATCAGCTCACAATGATGCAGTAGGTCCTTTCAAAGGAGGAATAAGATTCCATCAAAATGTTAATTCTGATGAAGTAAAAGCTCTTTCTCTATGGATGAGTATTAAATGTCAAGTAACTGGAATCCCTTATGGAGGAGGAAAAGGTGGAATTACTGTAGACCCTTCTGAATTATCTCAAAGAGAATTAGAACAATTATCAAGAGGATGGGTAAGAGGAATGTGGAAATACTTAGGTGAAAAAGTAGATGTTCCTGCTCCTGATGTAAACACAAATGGACAAATTATGGCTTGGATGCAAGATGAATATAATAAATTAACTGGTGAACAAACTATAGGAGTATTCACTGGAAAACCTTTATCTTATGGAGGATCTCAAGGAAGAAACGAAGCAACTGGATTTGGTGTTGCAGTAACTATGAGAGAAGCTTTTAAAGCATTAGGAAAAGATCTTAAAGGCGCAACAGTTGCAGTTCAAGGATTTGGAAATGTTGGAAAATACTCTGTTAAAAATATAATGAAATTAGGTGGAAAAGTTGTAGCAGTTGCTGAATTTGAAAAAGGAAAAGGAGCATTTGCAGTATATAAAGAAGCTGGATTTACATTTGAAGAATTAGAAGCTGCAAAAGCTGCTGGAAGCTTAACAAAAGTTGCTGGAGCAAAAGAAATATCAATGGATGAATTCTGGGCTTTAAATGTTGAAGCTATTGCTCCATGTGCGTTAGAAAATGCTATTACTAACCATGAAGCTGAATTAATAAAAGCTGGAATAATTTGTGAAGGAGCAAACGGACCAATAACTCCAGAAGCTGATGAACTTCTTTACAAAAAAGGTATAGTAGTTACTCCTGATGTTTTAACAAATGCTGGAGGAGTTACAGTATCTTACTTTGAATGGGTTCAAAATATCTATGGATACTATTGGACAGAAAAAGAAGTTGAAGAAAAAGAAGAAAGAGCTATGGTTGATGCTTTCACACCTATATGGGCATTAAAGAAAGAATTTGATGGAAAAGGACAACCTATTTCTTTCAGACAAGCTACTTATATGAAATCTATTAAGAGAATAGCTGAAGCTATGAAAATTAGAGGATGGTACTAA
- the fabG gene encoding 3-oxoacyl-[acyl-carrier-protein] reductase, which yields MNRLEGKIAVVTGSARGIGKAIVEKLAAYGAKMVISCDMGESSYEQKNVVHKILNVTDREAIKTFVDEVEKEYGKIDILVNNAGITKDGLLMRMTEDQWDAVINVNLKGVFNMTQAVSRSMLKARKGSIITLSSVVGLHGNAGQTNYAATKGGVVAMSKTWAKEFGGRNVRANCIAPGFIQTPMTDVLSEDTIKGMLDATPLGRLGQVEDIANAVLFLASDESSFITGEVISVSGGLML from the coding sequence ATGAATAGACTAGAAGGGAAAATTGCAGTTGTTACTGGAAGTGCAAGAGGAATAGGAAAAGCTATTGTCGAAAAGCTTGCAGCATACGGAGCAAAAATGGTTATCTCTTGTGATATGGGAGAAAGTTCTTATGAACAAAAAAATGTGGTTCATAAAATTTTAAATGTTACAGACAGAGAAGCTATAAAAACATTTGTAGATGAAGTTGAAAAAGAATATGGAAAAATAGATATTCTTGTAAATAATGCAGGAATTACAAAAGATGGATTATTAATGAGAATGACAGAAGATCAATGGGATGCAGTTATAAATGTAAACTTAAAAGGAGTTTTCAATATGACACAAGCTGTATCAAGATCAATGTTAAAAGCTAGAAAAGGTTCTATTATTACTTTATCATCAGTTGTTGGATTACATGGAAATGCAGGACAGACAAACTATGCAGCAACAAAAGGTGGAGTAGTAGCAATGTCTAAAACTTGGGCAAAAGAATTTGGTGGAAGAAATGTAAGAGCCAACTGTATAGCTCCTGGATTTATTCAGACACCTATGACTGATGTATTGTCAGAAGATACAATAAAAGGAATGCTAGATGCAACTCCTCTTGGAAGACTTGGACAAGTTGAAGATATAGCAAATGCTGTATTATTCTTAGCAAGTGATGAATCTTCATTTATAACTGGAGAAGTAATATCTGTATCTGGTGGTTTAATGCTTTAA
- the lgt gene encoding prolipoprotein diacylglyceryl transferase has protein sequence MNPVFLKIGPIELHYYGLMYAIAFFVGISLGKKIAKERNFDTDLVENYAFVAIISGLLGGRLYYVLFKLPYYLQNPSEILAVWHGGMAIHGGILGGIVGTLIFAKIKKINPLILGDFAAGPFILGQAIGRIGNFMNGEVHGVPTFTPFSVIFNLKPKFYEWYTQYQSLSITDKANYPDLVPWGVVFPTSSPAGSEFPNLALHPAMLYELVLNLIGFFIIWFILRKKKNKASGYMWWWYIIIYSINRIIVSFFRVEDLMFFSFRAPHVISIILIAVSIFFLKKDNKKVF, from the coding sequence ATGAATCCAGTATTTTTAAAAATAGGTCCTATTGAGTTACATTATTATGGACTTATGTATGCAATAGCGTTTTTTGTTGGTATCAGTCTTGGAAAAAAAATTGCAAAGGAGAGAAATTTTGACACTGATTTAGTAGAAAATTATGCCTTTGTCGCTATTATTTCAGGACTTTTAGGTGGAAGACTTTACTATGTCCTATTTAAACTACCTTATTATTTACAAAATCCTTCTGAAATTCTAGCTGTTTGGCATGGTGGAATGGCAATACATGGAGGTATATTAGGAGGTATTGTTGGAACACTTATCTTTGCAAAAATAAAAAAAATAAACCCTCTAATTTTAGGAGATTTTGCAGCAGGTCCCTTTATTTTAGGACAAGCTATTGGTAGAATAGGAAATTTTATGAATGGAGAAGTTCATGGAGTTCCAACTTTCACACCATTTTCAGTTATATTTAATTTAAAACCTAAATTTTATGAATGGTATACTCAATATCAATCATTATCTATAACAGATAAGGCGAACTATCCTGACCTTGTTCCTTGGGGAGTTGTATTTCCTACCTCATCTCCTGCTGGAAGTGAATTTCCTAACTTAGCATTACATCCAGCTATGTTATATGAATTAGTATTAAATCTTATTGGTTTTTTTATAATTTGGTTTATTTTAAGAAAAAAGAAAAATAAAGCATCTGGTTATATGTGGTGGTGGTATATAATAATCTATTCTATCAATAGAATTATAGTAAGTTTCTTTAGAGTAGAAGATTTAATGTTCTTTAGTTTTAGAGCACCTCATGTAATAAGTATTATACTAATTGCAGTTTCAATTTTCTTCTTAAAAAAAGATAACAAAAAAGTATTTTAA
- a CDS encoding acetyl-CoA C-acetyltransferase translates to MSKVYVVAAKRTAIGSFLGTLSPLKPGELGAKVVENIIKETGINPANIDEVIVGNVLSAGQAQGVGRQVAIKAGIPYEVPAYSVNIICGSGMKSVITAFSNIKAGEADLVIAGGTESMSGAGFILPGAIRGGHKMADLTMKDHMILDALTDAYHNIHMGITAENIAEKYGITREEQDAFALESQKKAVAAVDSGKFKDEIVPVIIPNKKGDITFDTDEYPNRKTDAEKLAKLKPAFKKDGSVTAGNASGLNDGASFLMLASEEAVKKYNLKPLVEIVSTGTGGVDPLIMGMGPVPAIRKAINKTDLKLKDMELIELNEAFAAQSLGVIKELCKEHGVTPEWIKERTNVNGGAIALGHPVGASGNRITVTLIHEMKKRGVEYGLASLCIGGGMGTALILKNVK, encoded by the coding sequence ATGAGTAAAGTTTATGTAGTTGCAGCAAAAAGAACGGCTATTGGAAGTTTTTTAGGGACTTTATCACCTTTAAAACCAGGAGAATTAGGAGCAAAAGTAGTAGAAAACATTATTAAAGAAACAGGAATAAATCCTGCAAATATTGATGAAGTTATAGTAGGGAATGTTTTAAGTGCAGGTCAAGCCCAAGGTGTTGGAAGACAAGTTGCTATAAAAGCAGGAATCCCTTATGAAGTTCCAGCTTATTCTGTAAATATAATTTGTGGAAGTGGAATGAAATCAGTTATAACAGCTTTTTCTAATATTAAAGCAGGAGAAGCAGATCTTGTTATAGCAGGAGGAACAGAATCTATGTCTGGAGCAGGTTTCATATTACCTGGTGCAATAAGAGGTGGACATAAGATGGCTGATCTTACTATGAAAGATCATATGATTTTAGATGCCTTAACAGATGCTTACCACAATATTCACATGGGAATTACTGCTGAAAATATAGCAGAAAAATATGGAATAACAAGAGAAGAACAAGATGCATTTGCATTAGAATCTCAAAAGAAAGCTGTTGCAGCTGTTGATTCTGGAAAATTTAAAGATGAAATAGTTCCAGTTATTATTCCTAATAAAAAAGGAGATATTACATTTGATACAGATGAATATCCAAATAGAAAAACAGATGCTGAAAAATTAGCTAAATTAAAACCAGCTTTCAAAAAGGATGGTTCAGTTACAGCTGGAAATGCTTCTGGACTTAATGATGGGGCTTCATTCTTAATGTTAGCATCAGAAGAAGCAGTTAAAAAATACAATTTAAAACCATTAGTTGAAATTGTTTCAACAGGTACAGGTGGAGTAGATCCTTTAATAATGGGTATGGGACCAGTTCCTGCTATTAGAAAAGCAATTAATAAAACAGATTTAAAATTAAAAGATATGGAATTAATTGAATTAAATGAAGCATTTGCTGCTCAATCATTAGGAGTTATAAAAGAACTTTGTAAAGAACATGGTGTAACTCCTGAATGGATTAAAGAAAGAACAAATGTAAATGGTGGAGCAATAGCTTTAGGACATCCAGTTGGAGCTTCTGGAAACAGAATAACTGTTACATTAATCCATGAAATGAAAAAAAGAGGAGTGGAATATGGTCTAGCTTCTTTATGTATAGGTGGAGGAATGGGAACTGCTCTTATTCTTAAAAATGTAAAATAA
- a CDS encoding 2-hydroxyacid dehydrogenase: MKVLFYGVREVEVPLFHELNKKFGYDLELIPDYLNSKETAEKAKGFECVVLRGNCFATKEVLDMYKEYGVKYLFTRTVGTNHIDVKYAKELGFKLAYVPFYSPNAIAELAVSLAMSLLRHLPYTAEKFNKRDFTVDKNMFSREVRNCTVGVVGLGRIGFTAAKLFKGLGANVIGYDMFPKTGIDDIVTQVSMDELVAKSDIITLHAPFIKENGKIVTKEFLSKMKENSILINTARGELMDLEAVVAALESGHLAAAGIDTIEGEVNYFFKNFSDKQAEFRADYPLYNKLLDLYPRVLVTPHVGSYTDEAASNMIETSLENLKEYLDTGACKNDIKA, translated from the coding sequence ATGAAAGTTTTATTTTATGGTGTAAGAGAAGTAGAAGTACCTTTATTTCATGAACTAAATAAAAAATTTGGTTATGATTTAGAATTAATTCCTGATTATCTTAATAGTAAAGAAACTGCTGAAAAAGCAAAAGGATTTGAATGTGTTGTTCTTCGTGGAAACTGTTTTGCAACAAAAGAAGTATTAGATATGTACAAAGAATATGGAGTAAAATATCTATTTACTAGAACAGTTGGAACTAACCATATTGATGTAAAATATGCTAAAGAATTAGGATTTAAATTAGCTTATGTTCCTTTCTATTCTCCAAATGCAATAGCTGAATTAGCTGTTTCATTAGCTATGTCTTTATTAAGACACTTACCTTATACTGCTGAAAAATTTAACAAAAGAGATTTTACAGTTGATAAAAACATGTTTTCAAGAGAAGTTAGAAACTGTACTGTTGGTGTAGTTGGACTTGGAAGAATCGGGTTCACTGCTGCAAAATTATTTAAAGGTTTAGGAGCAAATGTTATTGGATATGACATGTTCCCTAAAACTGGTATAGATGATATAGTTACACAAGTTTCTATGGATGAATTAGTAGCTAAAAGTGATATTATAACTCTACATGCTCCATTTATTAAAGAAAATGGAAAAATTGTTACAAAAGAATTTTTAAGTAAAATGAAAGAAAATTCAATTTTAATTAATACTGCAAGAGGAGAATTAATGGATTTAGAAGCTGTTGTTGCTGCTCTTGAAAGTGGACATCTTGCAGCTGCTGGTATAGATACTATTGAAGGAGAAGTTAACTACTTCTTTAAAAACTTCTCTGACAAACAAGCTGAATTTAGAGCTGACTACCCTCTATACAATAAATTATTGGATTTATACCCAAGAGTTTTAGTAACTCCTCATGTTGGATCTTATACTGATGAAGCTGCTTCAAATATGATAGAAACTTCATTAGAAAACTTAAAAGAATACTTAGATACTGGTGCATGTAAAAACGATATAAAAGCATAA
- a CDS encoding DUF368 domain-containing protein: MILLFLKSIIIGVANIIPGVSGGTLAVMLNVYDPITEKIGNFFLVDRKTKISYFFYLLIVFIGAATGIFLFANIIKYSITNYPKITVTVFTLLILPSIPYIVKGLDYKKKKNILAFCYGAIVMIIFILLGIKYGDKTTGAVTIQLVEGVCFTRIYLIKLFICGIIAAAAMIIPGISGSLLLIMLGEYYNIVYLISSLGSSLTEKSFTTFRPLIILALGIGVGLVAFSKAINYLLKNHREFTLFFIEGIITFSIIQMWLSI; the protein is encoded by the coding sequence ATGATATTACTTTTTTTAAAATCAATAATTATTGGTGTTGCTAACATAATTCCAGGGGTTTCAGGTGGAACATTAGCTGTTATGCTAAATGTATATGATCCTATCACTGAAAAGATTGGAAATTTTTTCTTAGTTGATAGAAAAACTAAAATTTCTTATTTTTTCTATTTACTTATAGTTTTTATTGGAGCAGCAACTGGAATTTTTCTTTTTGCAAATATTATAAAATATTCTATAACTAACTATCCTAAAATTACAGTAACTGTATTTACTTTACTTATATTACCATCTATTCCCTATATAGTTAAAGGGTTGGACTATAAGAAAAAGAAAAATATATTGGCTTTCTGTTATGGAGCTATAGTCATGATAATCTTTATTCTTTTAGGAATAAAATATGGAGATAAAACAACAGGAGCAGTTACTATACAATTAGTTGAAGGAGTCTGTTTTACAAGAATATATTTAATAAAATTGTTTATATGTGGTATTATAGCCGCAGCTGCTATGATTATACCAGGTATTTCAGGTTCATTATTACTTATCATGTTAGGAGAATATTATAATATAGTATATCTAATTTCTTCTCTTGGTTCTTCTTTAACAGAAAAGTCTTTTACAACTTTTAGACCTTTAATTATCTTGGCACTAGGTATAGGCGTTGGTTTAGTTGCTTTCTCAAAAGCAATAAATTATTTATTAAAAAATCATAGAGAATTTACATTATTCTTTATAGAAGGAATAATTACTTTCTCTATTATTCAAATGTGGTTAAGTATATAA
- a CDS encoding alanine racemase, producing MNTSFYVSLDKNALYHNIEYLREYKQKELLPVIKANAYGHNYLLIAKALYDFNIKTWAIARFSEAITITEYMINNFSINDFKILVFESLDDDYSFLEKYPQICPTINSIKDLKNTLANNIPIDRLSLKIDFGFGRNGIKAEEVDELKNLIKFNSLKFLGIFSHLFSATYTDGLEVIRKFTEVVNKLGRDNFEMIHLQNAAGIYNYDVEVVTHIRTGMLTYGLQEAGFYDQDLKPVFTGLIGCVDSVRYVNELGYVAYEDLTSISPKTKKIAKIKIGYGDGFPKANNKTTCLIKKKEYVISQVTMDNTFIEVDDRVNVGDKVHLYHRPNEMKMRTGLSMLEALIALSPLRVKRIFEGEEN from the coding sequence ATGAATACTTCTTTTTATGTTTCACTAGATAAAAATGCATTATATCACAATATTGAATATTTAAGAGAATACAAACAAAAGGAATTATTACCTGTTATAAAAGCTAATGCTTATGGACATAACTACCTTTTGATTGCAAAAGCACTATATGATTTCAATATCAAAACTTGGGCAATAGCAAGATTTTCTGAGGCTATAACTATCACAGAATATATGATAAATAATTTTTCTATAAATGATTTTAAAATATTAGTTTTTGAATCACTTGATGATGATTATTCTTTCCTTGAGAAATATCCTCAAATTTGTCCTACTATCAATAGCATTAAAGATTTAAAAAATACTTTAGCTAACAATATACCAATAGATAGATTATCTTTAAAAATTGATTTTGGCTTTGGTAGAAATGGGATTAAAGCAGAAGAAGTTGATGAATTAAAAAATCTTATTAAATTTAATAGTTTAAAATTTTTAGGTATTTTTTCTCATCTATTTTCTGCAACATATACTGATGGTTTAGAAGTTATTAGAAAATTCACAGAAGTTGTTAATAAATTAGGTAGAGATAATTTTGAAATGATACATCTTCAAAATGCAGCAGGAATTTATAACTATGATGTTGAAGTTGTAACTCATATAAGAACAGGAATGTTGACTTATGGTTTACAAGAAGCAGGCTTTTATGACCAGGATTTAAAACCTGTTTTTACTGGACTTATTGGTTGTGTAGATTCTGTTAGATATGTCAACGAATTAGGTTATGTTGCCTATGAAGATTTAACTTCTATAAGCCCTAAAACTAAAAAAATTGCAAAAATTAAAATTGGTTATGGTGATGGCTTTCCAAAAGCTAATAATAAAACTACTTGCCTTATAAAAAAGAAAGAGTATGTTATTTCACAAGTTACTATGGATAATACTTTTATTGAAGTTGATGATAGAGTCAATGTTGGAGATAAAGTACATTTATATCATAGACCTAATGAAATGAAAATGAGAACAGGCTTAAGTATGTTAGAAGCTTTAATAGCTCTATCACCACTTAGAGTTAAAAGAATTTTTGAAGGAGAAGAGAATTAA